AGAACTGACCCATGGCCGTCATGTCCGCATCGCGGGCCTGCAGGGGGCGCAATTCCAACGGGCGGCCGAGCAAGCGTCCGAGAAGTTCGGCGAGTTCGGGCCCGGAGAGCCCTCGGTCGCATCCCAGGTCGATCCGCCTACCCAGCGTACGGGGTTCGTCCACGGCCAGGGCCACCGCGCGCGCGACCTCGGCCGGCGCGATGTAGGTGATCCGCACTCCCGCGGAGGTCATGCCCATGACCTGCCCGTGTTCGAGGGCCGCCTTCATCCACGGCCCGCCGAGGAACGCGCCCGGCCGCAGCGCAACGAAAGGAACTCCCCGTTCCTCAAGGTAATCTTCCGTCAGCTTCTTCGCCCAGAAGTGAGGGACGTCCCGCGCCTGGTCGCACGCGAGGATGCTCAGGAACACGAACCGTGGGACTCCGGCCTTCTTGGCCGCGTCAACGAGATGGCGGTTTCCCTCGGTGTCTGTGCGCAGCGAATCGGTATCTCTCCGCCTCGAGTATCCGATGGCCGAACTGACCACCGCGGAGACTCCGGACATGGCCGGCGCCAACGAGGGAGGGTCGAGCATGTCTCCCCGGACGATTTCGACCCGCTCCTTGGGAAGTCCCGAGACGTCGCTCCCGGGGCGTACGAGGGCCCGCACCGTTTTGCCCCGAGCGAGCAGTTCTCGAAGGACTTGACCCCCCAGGTTGCCGG
Above is a window of Thermoplasmata archaeon DNA encoding:
- a CDS encoding SDR family oxidoreductase — its product is MAIASSEDPRPLLLVGATGNLGGQVLRELLARGKTVRALVRPGSDVSGLPKERVEIVRGDMLDPPSLAPAMSGVSAVVSSAIGYSRRRDTDSLRTDTEGNRHLVDAAKKAGVPRFVFLSILACDQARDVPHFWAKKLTEDYLEERGVPFVALRPGAFLGGPWMKAALEHGQVMGMTSAGVRITYIAPAEVARAVALAVDEPRTLGRRIDLGCDRGLSGPELAELLGRLLGRPLELRPLQARDADMTAMGQFFQTGKYVADTRGQAEFFGPVPKIEEAAHQMLTEFGLLPGRAGP